Proteins encoded by one window of Dioscorea cayenensis subsp. rotundata cultivar TDr96_F1 chromosome 6, TDr96_F1_v2_PseudoChromosome.rev07_lg8_w22 25.fasta, whole genome shotgun sequence:
- the LOC120263538 gene encoding LOW QUALITY PROTEIN: cation-transporting ATPase HMA5-like (The sequence of the model RefSeq protein was modified relative to this genomic sequence to represent the inferred CDS: deleted 2 bases in 1 codon) yields MASALRDLQLTAVSGGLRRPTEPITARDGADDLEDVRLLDSFDDEHRGDDADKLKTIQVKVTGMTCSACSNSVESAIAGVHGVHAATVSLLQNKAHVVFDPLLVKAEDVKNAIEDAGFEAEILPDSNKTPSKSQKTLFGQFRIGGMTCAACVNSVEGILRKLPGVKGAVVALATSLGEVEYDPSVTNKDEIVNAIEDAGFEATFLESSEQNKVLLGIEGLINDKDLGVLRDILKNIKGLKQFELRGILSEVEVIFDLEATSLRFIVDAIQRESDGKLKANVRNPCTCASPNDVEAAKMFRLFITSLLLSIPVFLTRLPFLNWFTLRRLGPFLMNDLLKCLLVSIVQFGVGGRFYVAAYRALRNGSTNMDVLVALGTSASYFYSVCALLYGALTGFWSPLYFETSLMLITFVLLGKYLEVLVKGKTSDAIKKLVELAPATALLLVKDAEGKDSVEREIDAMLIQPSDILKVLPGAKIPSDGIVVWGASYADESMVTGESVPVPKGLSSSVIGGTMNLHGVLHIQATKVGSNTVLSQIISLVEMAQMSKAPIQKYADYIASIFVPTVVVFSLLTFLGWFLYGSLGAYPKTWFSDNGNYFVFALMFSISVVVIACPCALGLATPTAIMVATGVGANHGVLIKGGDALERAQSIRYVLFDKTGTLTQGKASVTTAKVFQGMDLGDFLTLVASAEASSEHPVAKAIVDHAYHYHFFDKQCTAKGTEKQTKEDKFSGWLLEVTDFSAIPGRGVHCLINQKRVLVGNRNLLMENKVSIPNEAESFLVGLELNAKTGILVAYDGIFIGVIAVADPLKREASVVIEGLKKMGVHPVMVTGDNWRTAQAVAKEVGIEDVRAEVMPAGKAEVIRSLQKDGSTVGMVGDGINDSPALAAADVGMAIGAGTDIAIEAADYVLMRNSLEDVITAIDLSRKTFSRIRWNYFFAMAYNLIAIPVAAGVLFPFTGLKLPPWLAGACMALSSVSVVCSSLLLRRYRKPRLTTILEITVE; encoded by the exons ATGGCTTCGGCCCTGAGGGACCTCCAGCTGACCGCTGTCTCCGGCGGTCTCCGGAGACCCACGGAGCCCATTACGGCGAGGGATGGCGCCGACGATCTCGAGGACGTCCGCCTTCTTGACTCCTTCGACGACGAGCACCGTGGCGATGACGCCGATAAGCTGAAGACGATTCAGGTGAAGGTCACTGGCATGACATGCTCTGCTTGTTCTAATTCCGTTGAGTCAGCGATCGCCGGTGTTCATGGTGTCCATGCCGCCACCGTCTCTCTTCTCCAGAACAAGGCTCATGTTGTCTTTGATCCCCTGCTCGTCAag GCCGAAGATGTTAAAAATGCCATTGAAGATGCAGGGTTTGAAGCAGAGATACTTCCAGATTCCAATAAAACACCCTCAAAATCACAGAAGACTTTGTTTGGACAATTTAGGATTGGGGGTATGACTTGTGCGGCATGTGTAAACTCTGTTGAAGGCATCTTGAGGAAACTGCCTGGTGTGAAAGGAGCTGTTGTTGCCCTGGCAACTTCATTAGGAGAAGTCGAGTATGACCCGTCAGTCACTAATAAAGATGAAATAGTTAACGCAATTGAAGATGCTGGCTTTGAGGCTACATTTTTAGAAAGCAGTGAACAGAATAAAGTTTTGTTAGGTATTGAAGGATTAATCAATGACAAAGATTTAGGTGTTTTACGAGATATACTTAAAAACATCAAGGGTTTGAAGCAGTTTGAGTTGAGAGGTATCCTATCAGAAGTGGAAGTCATCTTTGACCTTGAAGCAACCAGCTTGAGATTTATAGTTGATGCCATTCAAAGAGAAAGTGATGGGAAACTCAAAGCAAATGTCAGGAACCCTTGCACTTGTGCATCTCCAAATGATGTCGAAGCTGCCAAAATGTTTAGGCTTTTCATTACAAGTCTACTTTTAAGT ATTCCCGTCTTCCTTACACGGTTGCCTTTCCTAAATTGGTTCACTCTGAGGAGATTGGGTCCATTTCTTATGAATGATCTTTTGAAGTGCTTATTGGTGAGTATTGTCCAATTTGGTGTTGGTGGACGATTCTATGTAGCAGCTTATAGAGCATTGCGCAATGGATCGACGAACATGGATGTCTTGGTTGCACTGGGAACCTCCGCTTCGTACTTTTACTCTGTTTGTGCTCTGCTGTATGGTGCACTTACCGGATTCTGGTCTCCCTTATATTTTGAGACAAGTTTAATGTTAATTACTTTTGTGCTGTTGGGAAAGTATTTAGAAGTTCTTGTGAAAGGGAAGACTTCAGATGCAATTAAGAAGCTAGTTGAGCTTGCCCCTGCAACAGCCCTTTTGTTGGTGAAAGATGCTG AGGGAAAAGATTCAGTGGAAAGAGAGATAGATGCAATGCTGATTCAGCCAAGTGATATATTGAAGGTTCTTCCTGGTGCCAAGATTCCATCTGATGGCATTGTTGTTTGGGGAGCAAGTTATGCTGATGAAAGTATGGTTACTGGTGAATCTGTACCAGTCCCAAAGGGACTCTCTTCTTCGGTTATTGGAGGTACAATGAATTTACATGGTGTGCTGCATATCCAAGCCACCAAAGTGGGTTCTAATACTGTTTTGAGCCAGATAATCTCTCTGGTTGAGATGGCACAAATGTCAAAAGCTCCAATCCAGAAATATGCAGATTAT ATTGCAAGCATTTTTGTGCCCACAGTTGTTGTCTTCTCATTGCTGACATTCCTGGGATG GTTTCTGTATGGTTCATTAGGGGCATATCCTAAGACATGGTTCTCTGACAACGGTAACTATTTTGTTTTCGCCCTCATGTTCTCTATATCAGTTGTAGTTATCGCATGCCCTTGTGCCCTTGGCCTGGCCACACCAACTGCTATCATGGTGGCAACTGGTGTCGGTGCTAATCATGGAGTTCTGATAAAAGGCGGAGATGCTCTGGAGAGAGCTCAAAGTATTCGCTATGTTCTCTTTGATAAAACAGGCACTCTCACTCAGGGAAAAGCTTCTGTCACTACTGCTAAAGTT TTTCAGGGAATGGATCTTGGAGATTTTCTCACTCTAGTTGCTTCAGCAGAG GCTAGCAGTGAACATCCTGTCGCAAAAGCAATTGTAGATCATGCATACCACTATCATTTCTTCGACAAACAATGTACTGCCAAAGGCACTGAAAAGCAAACCAAGGAGGATAAATTTTCTGGTTGGCTTCTTGAAGTCACAGACTTCTCTGCCATTCCTGGAAGGGGTGTACATTGCTTGATAAATCAGAAACGAGTTCTG GTTGGCAACAGGAATCTACTGATGGAAAACAAGGTCAGCATTCCAAATGAAGCTGAAAGCTTCCTGGTTGGCTTGGAATTAAATGCTAAAACAGGGATTCTTGTGGCATATGATGGCATATTCATTGGAGTCATTGCAGTGGCTGATCCTTTAAAGAGGGAAGCCTCAGTAGTTATAGAAGGCTTGAAGAAGATGGGAGTTCATCCAGTCATGGTGACTGGAGACAATTGGAGAACAGCACAAGCTGTAGCCAAGGAG GTTGGGATTGAAGATGTGAGAGCAGAGGTGATGCCAGCAGGGAAAGCAGAAGTGATAAGATCACTCCAAAAGGATGGGAGTACTGTAGGGATGGTTGGAGATGGGATCAATGATTCTCCTGCTCTTGCTGCAGCTGATGTTGGAATGGCAATTGGTGCAGGAACAGACATTGCCATTGAAGCAGCAGACTATGTTTTGATGAGAAACAGTCTTGAAGATGTTATCACTGCCATTGATCTCTCCAGGAAGACGTTTTCTCGGATACGATGGAACTATTTCTTCGCAATGGCTTATAATCTCATCGCCATTCCGGTGGCTGCCGGAGTTCTCTTCCCCTTCACTGGGCTGAAGTTGCCTCCTTGGTTGGCTGGTGCTTGCATGGCTTTGTCTTCTGTCAGTGTTGTTTGTTCTTCTCTGCTTCTTAGAAGGTATAGAAAACCCAGACTCACTACTATACTTGAAATAACTGTAGAATAG
- the LOC120263188 gene encoding uncharacterized protein LOC120263188, with protein sequence MASGDRHSVPPSSPAQPNSWAQIASSLRQSMDISPLHNPQILNKLKESTSTFIRLDKDGINRACMRFQHSLYGKLFGKPPPFTQVKDDLLAKWSSFGEVLISDLPNGFILIRCSSQQILQHLLLDGPWSVNGITLQLTPWKPFSEPTFAKLSTAAIWVQFHNLPIEFWDGETLDFIASQLGILLKIDDLTTSLARSKFARVCIDIDLSRPLSRGFWIGDDEHRVFVVVMYERLPTFCYSCGLISHGTNSYPRSSTHGTRGTHPPLRPSGKTVVSTPLVPSVEDQCMEDSALPHDRPSSEVSDFGNSSLSETDFGPWLLVSRRRGNSRGRGGGTRATLATPSATADPVPDSGAS encoded by the coding sequence atggcaagtggggACCGGCATTCGGTTCCCCCATCTTCTCCGGCTCAGCCCAATTCTTGGGCTCAGATTGCCTCTTCTCTTCGCCAATCTATGGACATTTCACCTCTCCACAACCCCCAGATCCTCAACAAGCTAAAGGAATCAACTTCTACTTTTATTCGTCTAGACAAGGATGGCATCAACCGGGCATGTATGCGGTTTCAACACTCCCTTTATGGAAAACTTTTCGGCAAACCACCTCCATTCACACAAGTCAAAGACGATTTACTTGCTAAATGGTCCAGCTTTGGGGAAGTTCTCATTTCTGATTTGCCGAATGGTTTCATTCTTATTCGATGCTCTTCTCAACAAATACTGCAACATCTCTTGTTGGATGGTCCTTGGTCTGTGAATGGTATTACTCTGCAGCTGACTCCATGGAAACCTTTTTCCGAGCCTACGTTCGCCAAGCTTAGCACGGCGGCCATCTGGGTTCAGTTCCATAATCTTCCGATTGAGTTCTGGGACGGTGAAACTCTCGACTTCATTGCTAGTCAGCTTGGTATCCTCCTCAAAATCGATGATCTTACTACCTCTCTGGCTCGTTCTAAGTTCGCTAGAGTATGTATCGATATTGATCTATCTAGGCCCCTTAGTCGCGGATTTTGGATCGGGGATGATGAGCATCGGGTCTTTGTTGTTGTCATGTATGAGAGGTTGCCCACTTTCTGTTATTCATGCGGCTTGATTAGTCATGGCACCAACTCTTACCCGAGATCGTCGACTCATGGAACCAGAGGTACTCATCCGCCTCTTCGTCCTTCGGGGAAGACGGTGGTCAGTACCCCCTTGGTTCCATCGGTTGAAGATCAATGCATGGAGGATTCTGCTTTGCCCCATGATCGTCCCTCTTCCGAGGTCTCTGATTTTGGTAACTCTTCTCTCTCGGAGACAGACTTCGGCCCTTGGCTTCTTGTGTCACGGCGGCGTGGCAACTCTCGGGGTCGAGGTGGAGGCACACGTGCCACCCTGGCGACCCCGAGCGCTACAGCTGACCCAGTTCCCGACTCTGGCGCTTCTTGA